One part of the Sorangiineae bacterium MSr11954 genome encodes these proteins:
- a CDS encoding enoyl-CoA hydratase/isomerase family protein, translating into MVFEIKLAHPAKNAIDTSLMAFVLEQLREADGRPVLITGSDNTFCAGLNLKTITGFDGPAMRMFLDRLDHFMSALYLYPGPIAAAINGHAIAGGCVIALCCDYRVAAADPALKIGLNEVALGVRFPPRIHTIVSRRVPVQHHERVILAAELVDPVTALDLGLLDALSEDPVQNARDRLAKLGALPRDAYVATKRDLRGRGETDLCPDAEHRKRLDEAVETWITDETRNRMLAALRR; encoded by the coding sequence ATGGTCTTCGAGATCAAGCTCGCGCACCCGGCGAAGAACGCGATCGACACGTCGCTCATGGCGTTCGTGTTGGAGCAGCTTCGCGAGGCCGACGGTCGCCCGGTGCTCATCACCGGGAGCGACAACACCTTCTGCGCCGGGCTCAATCTCAAGACCATCACCGGCTTCGACGGACCTGCGATGCGCATGTTCCTCGACCGCCTCGATCACTTCATGTCGGCCCTGTACCTCTACCCGGGCCCCATCGCAGCCGCCATCAACGGCCACGCCATTGCCGGCGGCTGCGTCATCGCCCTCTGCTGCGACTACCGCGTCGCAGCCGCCGATCCGGCCCTCAAAATCGGCTTGAACGAGGTCGCCCTCGGCGTCCGTTTTCCACCGCGCATCCACACCATCGTGAGCCGCCGCGTCCCCGTGCAGCACCACGAGCGCGTGATCTTGGCCGCCGAGCTGGTCGATCCCGTCACGGCGCTCGATCTGGGGCTGCTCGATGCGCTGTCGGAGGATCCCGTGCAGAATGCACGCGATCGGCTGGCCAAGCTGGGGGCGTTGCCTCGAGATGCGTATGTCGCCACGAAGCGCGATCTGCGCGGCCGCGGCGAGACGGATCTCTGCCCCGACGCCGAGCATCGAAAGCGCCTCGACGAGGCCGTCGAAACGTGGATCACGGACGAGACGCGCAACCGCATGCTCGCGGCGCTCCGGCGCTGA
- a CDS encoding heparinase II/III family protein, translated as MNAARLFVGAICLGLSLGPIGACKRVVKGCIRGDGIKPAPAPGASSTSSTTASDSAAAAGAASGKDLPELVPLPALARLGGHPRILLTPARRARMKRLAAQHAPAWTRQVHLCEEASAKRIPSGYEGWDWTNAALACALVAYVEGDESAARTGVIYLRALADDKAKVGDGQGGDTVVRHDQGYSIRTRGFLGALAYDWLHDAPGVDAELRNHMVDRFASWIDWYGREGYMRDKPVANYYAGYFGAVSMAGIAADGDDPRATKLRAQAQRMFLREVVPAFARIEGGQWPESWQYGAGPAITMAIYTATEHVKLPWLTQIVPYRTHALQPDGLHIYDNGDWSEKPAVAGAAELDAVALAFDRAPGEEAAAAVAADGSTPGLVKQAHALTTKTTRRRDDPFGWVTALTDDATPQAKSSEEDPRRGPTSYLAAGTGTLFARTAWSPDAVWASFQSGPHLSDHQHLDQGHFELTRGADALLIDPSAYGSGSSASHNTLLIDDSKETLVYAPNQVPVSRASITRFSDAGTFVHALGDFTSAYEPPHFQDDGKRSVTHAEREIVFSRSPVGGANASARLVVYDRVSVTKPTFAVTWAAHTAGNADIAGATTRFAVGESAAHITTIAPAEPKARLVHEPDPEKNDSFWTNNAPAKNLRSTRLEIPSPTGGTDRRFLHVIAVTSATSPRPQAVPLRGDAIDGAALDGEAYVFLRSAIQTVPTAFDYTAPEDATRHIISGLVPGAAYVTTASRAAGGCKIALNPGGAGAKASDAGVLVVSVASCGIK; from the coding sequence ATGAACGCTGCACGGCTCTTCGTCGGCGCGATTTGCTTGGGCCTCTCGCTCGGCCCCATCGGCGCTTGCAAACGCGTGGTGAAAGGGTGCATCCGCGGCGATGGCATCAAGCCCGCGCCGGCCCCGGGTGCCAGCAGCACGTCGAGCACCACCGCTTCGGACTCGGCGGCGGCCGCCGGCGCGGCGTCCGGCAAAGACCTGCCGGAGTTGGTGCCGCTCCCGGCGCTGGCCCGGCTCGGGGGCCATCCGCGCATCCTCCTCACCCCGGCCCGCCGCGCGCGCATGAAGCGGCTCGCCGCCCAACACGCCCCCGCGTGGACGCGTCAGGTGCATCTTTGCGAGGAGGCCAGCGCCAAACGCATCCCGAGCGGCTACGAGGGGTGGGACTGGACCAACGCCGCGCTGGCGTGCGCGCTGGTCGCCTATGTCGAGGGCGACGAGTCGGCCGCGCGCACCGGGGTCATTTATCTGCGCGCGCTGGCCGACGACAAGGCCAAGGTGGGCGACGGTCAAGGCGGCGACACGGTCGTCCGGCACGACCAAGGCTACTCGATCCGCACGCGCGGCTTCCTCGGCGCCCTCGCCTACGACTGGCTGCACGACGCGCCCGGCGTCGACGCCGAGCTTCGAAATCACATGGTCGACCGCTTCGCGTCCTGGATCGACTGGTACGGGCGCGAGGGCTATATGCGCGACAAGCCCGTCGCCAACTACTACGCGGGGTACTTCGGCGCCGTGTCCATGGCCGGCATCGCCGCCGACGGCGACGATCCGCGCGCCACCAAGCTTCGCGCCCAGGCGCAGCGCATGTTTCTGCGCGAGGTGGTCCCCGCGTTCGCGCGCATCGAGGGCGGGCAGTGGCCGGAGAGCTGGCAATACGGCGCCGGCCCCGCCATCACCATGGCGATCTACACGGCCACGGAGCACGTGAAGCTGCCGTGGCTCACGCAAATCGTCCCGTATCGAACGCACGCGCTGCAGCCCGATGGCCTGCACATCTACGACAACGGCGATTGGAGCGAGAAGCCCGCGGTGGCCGGCGCGGCGGAGCTCGACGCCGTGGCGCTGGCCTTCGACCGCGCGCCGGGCGAGGAGGCCGCGGCCGCCGTCGCCGCCGATGGATCGACCCCGGGCCTCGTCAAACAAGCGCACGCCTTGACGACCAAGACGACCCGCCGCCGCGACGATCCGTTCGGCTGGGTGACCGCCCTCACCGACGACGCCACCCCCCAAGCCAAGTCGTCCGAAGAAGATCCGCGCCGGGGCCCGACGAGCTACCTCGCGGCCGGAACGGGCACCCTCTTCGCCCGCACGGCATGGTCCCCCGACGCCGTATGGGCCTCGTTCCAGAGCGGCCCGCACCTCTCGGACCATCAGCACCTCGACCAGGGGCACTTCGAGCTGACGCGCGGCGCCGACGCGCTCCTCATCGATCCCAGCGCTTACGGATCGGGCTCGTCCGCCAGCCACAACACGCTCCTGATCGACGACAGCAAAGAGACGCTCGTCTATGCGCCGAACCAGGTGCCCGTCTCGCGCGCCTCGATCACCCGCTTCTCCGACGCGGGCACCTTCGTGCACGCCCTCGGCGACTTCACGTCTGCCTACGAGCCGCCGCACTTCCAGGACGACGGCAAGCGCTCCGTCACCCACGCCGAGCGCGAGATCGTCTTTTCACGGTCGCCCGTGGGCGGGGCAAACGCGTCCGCCCGGCTCGTCGTGTACGACAGGGTCTCGGTCACCAAGCCGACCTTCGCGGTGACATGGGCCGCACACACGGCCGGCAACGCCGACATCGCGGGCGCGACCACCCGCTTCGCCGTGGGCGAATCCGCCGCGCACATCACGACCATCGCCCCCGCCGAACCCAAGGCGCGCCTGGTCCACGAGCCCGATCCCGAAAAGAACGACAGCTTCTGGACGAACAACGCACCGGCGAAGAACCTTCGCTCCACCCGGCTCGAAATCCCCTCCCCCACCGGCGGAACCGACCGCCGTTTCCTCCACGTCATCGCCGTCACCAGCGCCACGAGCCCGCGCCCACAAGCCGTTCCCCTCCGCGGCGACGCCATCGACGGCGCCGCCCTCGACGGCGAAGCGTACGTCTTTCTCCGCAGCGCCATTCAAACGGTGCCCACGGCCTTCGACTACACCGCCCCGGAAGACGCCACGCGGCACATCATCTCCGGGCTCGTGCCGGGTGCCGCCTATGTGACCACGGCGTCCCGCGCGGCCGGCGGCTGCAAGATCGCGCTCAACCCGGGTGGCGCAGGCGCGAAGGCGTCCGACGCGGGTGTTCTCGTGGTGTCCGTCGCGTCGTGTGGGATCAAATAA
- a CDS encoding O-antigen ligase family protein yields MGLVGAVLLVVTIFLRPQEVFPFLQGLGFLNIVTGLAVLGIIIEFASGRTRSAWTPQLPYLLAFAIWCFLCTLVKTGRGELMHTVNTVAFSTIFMLVIAYATRGYHRFAVMAVTLVGIAVALSSFGIVQSQGEFECIIISGEDLAAGDKSTGTPTGRSCVLSPRECDEDARRDGMDMGEGSEFLCEKPGPFHTFTIGHGRVRWRGVLADPNELALAIGAAFAFCFALYSSLETKMRHAFFLGVLGLAAFCVIQTQSRGGVLVLAAVLGAYFIRRYGYKGAFAGVSMALPLIMFGGRGGEEAESSSLERLGALYEGVDMFRASPIFGVGQGQFVENYFITAHNSYLLAAAELGLPGLFLFSMLLYVSMKIPYVVAFHWVDDLDERLRPFALSLFVAFVGILIGITFLSFCYHAMLFIYLGLAGALYGAVKQTSHEFRIKVSWKEYLAVLTADVAIMSFLFVYTRIKGAP; encoded by the coding sequence TTGGGTCTCGTCGGAGCCGTCTTACTCGTCGTAACCATCTTTCTCCGGCCGCAGGAGGTCTTTCCCTTCCTGCAGGGGCTCGGCTTTCTCAACATCGTCACCGGCCTGGCGGTGCTCGGCATCATCATCGAGTTCGCCTCCGGTCGAACGCGCTCGGCGTGGACTCCCCAGCTCCCGTATCTGCTCGCCTTCGCCATCTGGTGCTTTCTCTGCACCTTGGTGAAGACGGGCCGCGGGGAGCTGATGCACACCGTCAACACGGTGGCGTTCTCCACCATTTTCATGCTGGTGATCGCGTACGCCACCCGCGGCTACCATCGATTTGCCGTCATGGCCGTGACCCTGGTGGGCATCGCCGTGGCGCTGTCGTCCTTTGGCATCGTGCAGTCGCAGGGCGAGTTCGAGTGCATCATCATCTCGGGCGAAGATCTGGCCGCCGGCGACAAGAGCACGGGCACGCCCACCGGGCGAAGCTGCGTGCTCAGCCCGCGCGAGTGCGACGAGGACGCGCGCCGCGATGGCATGGACATGGGCGAGGGCTCCGAGTTTCTCTGTGAAAAGCCCGGCCCCTTCCACACCTTCACCATCGGCCACGGGCGCGTGCGCTGGCGCGGGGTGCTCGCGGATCCCAACGAGCTGGCGCTGGCCATCGGCGCGGCCTTCGCCTTTTGCTTTGCGCTCTACAGCTCCCTCGAAACGAAGATGCGCCATGCGTTCTTCCTCGGGGTGCTGGGCCTGGCGGCGTTTTGCGTGATTCAAACGCAGTCGCGCGGCGGGGTGCTGGTGCTCGCGGCGGTGCTCGGTGCCTATTTCATCCGGCGCTACGGGTACAAAGGCGCCTTCGCCGGGGTGTCGATGGCCCTTCCGCTCATCATGTTCGGCGGGCGCGGGGGCGAGGAGGCCGAGTCGTCTTCGCTGGAGCGCCTCGGCGCGCTCTACGAGGGCGTCGACATGTTCCGCGCGTCGCCCATCTTTGGCGTGGGGCAAGGGCAGTTCGTGGAGAACTACTTCATCACCGCGCACAACTCCTACCTGCTCGCGGCCGCGGAGCTGGGCCTCCCCGGGTTGTTCCTCTTCAGCATGCTCCTGTACGTATCGATGAAGATCCCGTACGTGGTCGCCTTTCACTGGGTCGACGATCTGGACGAGCGCCTGCGGCCCTTTGCGCTCTCGCTGTTCGTGGCGTTCGTGGGCATCCTCATCGGCATCACGTTCTTGTCGTTCTGCTACCACGCGATGCTCTTCATCTATCTCGGGCTGGCGGGCGCGCTCTATGGCGCGGTCAAACAGACCAGCCACGAGTTCCGCATCAAGGTGTCGTGGAAGGAGTACCTGGCCGTACTCACGGCAGACGTGGCGATCATGTCGTTCCTCTTCGTCTACACGCGCATCAAAGGAGCACCATGA
- a CDS encoding glycosyltransferase family 2 protein, producing the protein MDPFVSIVIPCLNEEAYLEECLRSLLEQDYPKDRMEILVADGMSIDKTREILEHVASEDARVRLIDNPDRIQAAGLNAAIRASKGDIIVRMDVHAEYSADFVRQCVAVLQETGADNAGGAARPRARSFFQRALAAALESPLGIGNSKFRQADAEGFVDTVFPGAFPRRVFETVGLFDSKAITNEDAEINQRIHAMGGKVYLSRRILVHYYPRESMKALARQYFRYGQGRARTLWKHKKFLTVRPALPFLSLVGGTALLLTSHLHPWTPVAFGSYALATLAEAVRVGRKAGALAVPVVWAIFPVLHVSHGVGFAVGLVRYGLKPDWGPVEHLNSNGPVNDADTTWAPNANGAGMAAAR; encoded by the coding sequence ATGGACCCGTTCGTCAGCATCGTCATCCCCTGCCTCAACGAAGAAGCCTACCTCGAGGAGTGCCTGCGCTCGCTCTTGGAGCAGGACTACCCCAAAGACCGCATGGAGATCCTGGTCGCCGATGGCATGAGCATCGACAAGACCCGGGAAATCCTGGAGCACGTGGCCTCCGAGGACGCGCGCGTGCGGCTGATCGACAATCCGGATCGCATCCAGGCCGCGGGCCTCAACGCCGCCATCCGGGCCTCCAAGGGCGACATCATCGTCCGCATGGACGTGCACGCCGAGTACAGCGCGGACTTCGTCCGTCAGTGCGTGGCGGTGCTCCAGGAGACGGGCGCCGACAACGCCGGCGGCGCTGCCCGTCCGCGCGCACGCAGCTTCTTCCAGCGGGCGCTGGCGGCGGCGCTCGAGAGCCCCCTCGGCATCGGGAACTCCAAATTCCGCCAGGCCGACGCGGAGGGCTTCGTCGACACGGTGTTTCCGGGGGCCTTTCCGCGTCGCGTCTTCGAGACGGTGGGGCTCTTCGACTCCAAGGCCATCACCAACGAGGACGCGGAGATCAACCAGCGGATCCACGCCATGGGCGGCAAGGTGTACCTCAGCCGGCGCATCCTGGTGCACTACTACCCGCGCGAATCGATGAAGGCGCTGGCCCGCCAGTATTTTCGCTATGGCCAGGGGCGCGCGCGCACCTTGTGGAAGCACAAAAAGTTCCTCACGGTGCGCCCGGCGCTGCCTTTTCTTTCGCTCGTGGGCGGCACGGCGTTGCTCCTGACGTCGCACCTGCACCCGTGGACACCGGTGGCCTTCGGAAGCTACGCCCTCGCCACCTTGGCGGAGGCCGTGCGCGTGGGTCGAAAGGCGGGCGCGCTGGCGGTGCCCGTCGTCTGGGCGATCTTCCCCGTTCTTCACGTGTCGCACGGCGTGGGGTTTGCGGTGGGGCTCGTTCGATATGGGTTGAAACCGGATTGGGGCCCGGTCGAACATCTCAATTCCAATGGCCCCGTGAACGATGCCGATACCACGTGGGCCCCCAACGCGAACGGAGCGGGGATGGCGGCGGCGCGCTAA
- a CDS encoding glycosyltransferase yields MPFTNEQTTTNVPANSPEADRDRLRTLLVSYSFPPVGGAGVQRMLKLAKYLPEHGVLPTVLTVANPSVPLTDESLLRELPPGIDVLRARTFEPGYAVKRAAWSRTASHRKSRLGAIAKELLVPDPQILWQPAAQAAMLRQLYFSPRPPDVVLISGPPFSQFLLAPLARLRGKTGVVLDYRDEWSTYRTTYEMMGGRLASKIGDPLESALLRAAHVVITATEEFRDNLLGHFRFLQPSRVYAIPNGYDAEDFPSELPSPPRDKFVIGYAGTIFKLTSVRGFLGAVRLFHERSPELARYLSVRFIGRIVDTELDAFEGTEALGVERVGYLEHAQSLSELARCHLVLCTLDEVPGVERIYPAKIFELMYLGRPCLTLSPPGALTRLVSRHGLGDVLPPRDEARICTYLETRIRAFRGGNGHAHTDENGAPSFAPLGIERYARRALAGEFAAAMREAAKLAE; encoded by the coding sequence GTGCCGTTCACCAACGAGCAAACGACCACGAACGTTCCTGCCAACTCGCCGGAGGCGGATCGGGATCGCCTTCGCACATTGCTTGTATCCTACAGCTTTCCGCCGGTGGGAGGTGCCGGCGTGCAGCGGATGCTCAAGCTCGCGAAGTACCTGCCCGAGCACGGCGTTCTGCCCACCGTCTTGACGGTGGCGAACCCCTCGGTGCCGCTCACGGACGAATCGCTCTTGCGCGAGCTTCCACCGGGCATCGACGTGCTGCGCGCGCGCACGTTCGAGCCGGGGTACGCGGTCAAGCGCGCGGCGTGGAGCCGCACGGCGAGCCATCGAAAGAGCCGGCTGGGGGCCATCGCCAAGGAGCTGCTCGTCCCCGATCCGCAGATCCTCTGGCAGCCGGCGGCGCAGGCGGCCATGCTGCGGCAGCTCTATTTTTCGCCCCGCCCGCCCGACGTCGTGCTCATCAGCGGCCCGCCGTTCTCGCAGTTTCTTCTGGCGCCGCTGGCGCGACTCCGCGGCAAGACCGGGGTCGTCCTCGACTACCGCGACGAGTGGAGCACCTACCGCACCACCTACGAAATGATGGGCGGCCGCCTGGCGTCCAAGATCGGCGATCCGCTGGAGTCGGCGCTCCTCCGGGCCGCGCACGTGGTCATCACGGCGACCGAAGAGTTCCGCGACAACCTGCTCGGCCACTTTCGCTTTTTGCAGCCGTCGCGCGTCTACGCCATCCCGAACGGCTACGACGCCGAGGATTTTCCCTCCGAGCTCCCTTCGCCCCCGCGCGATAAGTTCGTCATCGGCTACGCCGGCACCATCTTCAAGCTCACCAGCGTGCGCGGGTTCCTCGGCGCCGTGCGCCTCTTTCACGAGCGCTCGCCGGAGCTGGCGCGCTACCTGAGCGTGCGCTTCATCGGCCGCATCGTGGACACCGAGCTCGATGCCTTCGAGGGAACGGAGGCGCTGGGGGTCGAGCGGGTCGGGTACTTGGAGCACGCCCAGTCGCTCTCGGAGCTCGCGCGCTGCCACCTCGTTTTGTGCACCCTCGACGAGGTACCCGGGGTCGAGCGCATCTACCCCGCGAAGATCTTCGAGCTGATGTACCTGGGCCGCCCTTGCCTCACGCTCTCCCCGCCCGGCGCGCTGACCCGCCTCGTCTCCCGCCATGGCCTGGGCGACGTGCTTCCCCCTCGCGACGAAGCGCGCATCTGCACCTACTTGGAGACGCGCATCCGCGCCTTCCGCGGCGGCAACGGGCACGCGCACACCGACGAAAATGGCGCTCCCTCGTTTGCGCCGCTCGGCATCGAGCGCTACGCCCGGCGCGCGCTCGCGGGCGAGTTCGCCGCCGCCATGCGCGAGGCGGCCAAGCTTGCGGAGTAA
- a CDS encoding polysaccharide biosynthesis/export family protein produces MSACSPSPTYNWPAESALGYKVGPGDVLKINVWKHDELSQQVTVRPDGAFSLPLLGDLPASGRTVTEITNDIQSKLKQFFQEQPPANVQVAEVHSYRIYVVGEVQRGGEFTPSGEVTVLHGLALAGGFTRFANPARIVIVRRDARGERRIPFDFSAVVEKGELQQNLALQSGDTVIVP; encoded by the coding sequence GTGTCGGCATGCTCCCCATCCCCCACGTACAACTGGCCCGCCGAAAGTGCGCTTGGTTACAAGGTCGGGCCCGGCGACGTGCTCAAAATCAACGTCTGGAAGCACGATGAGCTGAGTCAACAGGTCACCGTGCGACCCGACGGGGCGTTTTCGCTGCCCCTTCTTGGTGACCTCCCGGCGAGCGGTCGCACGGTCACGGAAATCACGAACGACATCCAGTCGAAATTGAAGCAATTTTTTCAAGAGCAACCCCCGGCGAACGTGCAAGTCGCCGAGGTGCACTCGTATCGAATCTATGTCGTGGGCGAAGTTCAACGTGGGGGTGAATTCACCCCAAGTGGCGAGGTCACGGTTTTGCACGGTCTCGCCCTCGCGGGTGGCTTCACCCGCTTCGCCAACCCTGCACGCATCGTCATCGTCCGACGCGATGCGCGTGGAGAGCGACGCATCCCCTTCGATTTCTCCGCCGTCGTCGAGAAGGGGGAGCTTCAGCAGAACCTAGCCCTACAGTCGGGCGACACCGTGATTGTTCCCTAG
- a CDS encoding TIGR03013 family PEP-CTERM/XrtA system glycosyltransferase, which yields MAVVLIVAACVRLGIHDGLTYPHIAKKALLVGLIVQGAAYYAGMYELHGLQSARAVFGGMLKTLALASVILWGLFYAVRPLEIGRGIFLPAIACMAVIIPSWRLLYNRISSNAGFLRRTLILGNGDLAREIAMLIREGPDFGLELVGMLSRDRASSPERDSGVIGTYSELREIVERQDIRFVIVAYPDRRGTLPVEQLLEVKFRGVEVEEGVSFYERIAGKIFVRELKPSQLIFAEGFTSRPTTRRLKRIFDVIVATIGIVLSAPLMILTAIAIKLDSPGPILYTQERAGEFGRLFTILKFRSMRTDAEKNGAQFAKENDDRVTMVGRFIRKTRLDELPQLWNVLRGDMSMVGPRPERPVFIEQLDQQVPFFKQRLYVKPGVTGHAQVRCKYGATADDMIEKLQYDLYYIKSYSLLFDLSIMLDTIKVVLLRIGAR from the coding sequence GTGGCGGTCGTCTTGATCGTCGCGGCGTGCGTCCGTCTTGGAATCCACGACGGCCTCACGTATCCCCATATTGCGAAGAAGGCCCTCCTGGTCGGTTTGATCGTCCAGGGAGCTGCCTACTACGCCGGCATGTACGAGCTTCACGGGCTTCAGAGCGCCCGTGCCGTGTTCGGGGGCATGCTCAAGACATTGGCGCTCGCGAGCGTCATCTTGTGGGGGCTCTTCTACGCGGTGCGCCCGCTGGAAATTGGCCGCGGCATCTTTTTGCCGGCCATCGCCTGCATGGCGGTCATCATTCCGAGCTGGCGGCTGCTCTACAACCGCATCTCGTCCAACGCCGGCTTCCTGAGGCGCACCCTCATCCTCGGAAATGGGGACCTGGCACGTGAAATTGCCATGCTCATCCGCGAGGGCCCCGACTTTGGGCTGGAGCTGGTTGGCATGCTTTCGCGCGATCGCGCGTCGTCGCCCGAGCGCGATTCGGGTGTGATCGGCACGTACTCGGAGCTGCGCGAGATCGTGGAGCGGCAAGATATCCGCTTCGTCATCGTGGCCTACCCGGATCGGCGCGGCACCTTGCCCGTCGAGCAGCTGCTCGAGGTGAAGTTCCGCGGGGTGGAGGTCGAAGAGGGGGTCAGCTTCTACGAGCGCATCGCGGGCAAAATCTTCGTGCGCGAGCTCAAACCGAGCCAGCTGATTTTCGCCGAGGGCTTTACCTCCCGGCCCACGACGCGCCGCCTCAAGAGGATTTTCGACGTGATCGTGGCCACCATCGGCATCGTGCTCTCTGCGCCGCTGATGATCCTGACGGCCATTGCCATCAAGCTCGATTCACCGGGTCCAATTCTCTATACGCAAGAGCGCGCGGGGGAATTTGGTCGCCTGTTCACAATTTTGAAATTTCGCTCGATGCGCACCGACGCCGAGAAAAACGGCGCCCAGTTCGCGAAGGAAAACGACGACCGGGTCACCATGGTCGGCCGCTTCATTCGCAAGACGCGCCTCGACGAGCTCCCGCAGCTCTGGAACGTGCTGCGCGGCGACATGAGCATGGTCGGCCCGCGCCCCGAACGCCCGGTGTTTATCGAACAACTCGATCAACAAGTGCCGTTCTTCAAGCAGCGTCTCTATGTCAAACCCGGCGTCACGGGCCACGCTCAAGTGCGCTGCAAATACGGCGCAACGGCCGACGACATGATCGAGAAGCTCCAGTACGACCTTTATTACATCAAGAGCTATTCCTTGCTGTTCGATCTGTCGATCATGCTCGACACGATCAAGGTCGTCCTGCTGCGCATCGGCGCACGTTGA